A window of the Carassius gibelio isolate Cgi1373 ecotype wild population from Czech Republic chromosome B16, carGib1.2-hapl.c, whole genome shotgun sequence genome harbors these coding sequences:
- the LOC127975406 gene encoding ammonium transporter Rh type B: MAESTNMRLRLPLLCIILEVILIILFGLLVEYNDETDAKLWNENRTHSATRNDHENEFYYRYPSFQDVHVMIFVGFGFLMTFLQRYGFSSVGFNFLIAAFSLQWATLMQGFFHGMHHGKIHVGVTSMINADFCTGSVLISFGAVLGKTSPVQLLVMAIFEVTLFAVNEFILLSILGANDAGGSMTIHTFGAYFGLVVTRVLYRPNLDKSKHKNSSVYHSDLFAMIGTIYLWMFWPSFNSAITNYGDPQHRTAMNTYYSLAACTLATFAFSALVNPEGKLDMVHIQNAALAGGVAVGTAGEMMLTAFGSMIVGFLAGTISVLGYKYLSPVLESKLKIQDTCGIHNLHGMPGVLGAIVGAVTAALATPDVYGQGLQRVFADVETGQWNPQSKGGFQAISLAVTLGMALFGGLITGLILKLPIYGAPPDAQCFEDGVYWEVPGEEEDQHELYEVATANEVEKLSS; this comes from the exons ATGGCTGAGTCTACTAACATGAGGTTACGGCTGCCGCTGTTATGCATCATCTTGGAAgtcatcctcatcatcctcttTGGACTGCTGGTGGAGTATAATGATGAAACTGATGCCAAGCTGTGGAATGAAAACAGAACCCATAGTGCTACTAGAAATGATCATGAGAATGAGTTCTACTACCGTTATCCCA GTTTCCAGGATGTTCATGTCATGATCTTCGTGGGCTTCGGGTTCCTGATGACGTTTCTGCAACGTTATGGATTCAGTAGCGTCGGATTTAACTTCCTCATCGCAGCCTTTTCCCTACAGTGGGCCACACTTATGCAGGGCTTTTTCCACGGCATGCATCATGGCAAAATCCATGTTGGCGTGACTAG CATGATAAATGCAGACTTCTGCACTGGTTCCGTGCTGATCTCTTTTGGTGCCGTTTTGGGGAAGACCAGTCCTGTGCAACTACTTGTAATGGCCATTTTCGAGGTGACATTGTTCGCCGTCAATGAGTTCATCCTGCTTTCCATTCTTGGG GCCAATGATGCTGGAGGATCCATGACCATTCATACATTTGGTGCTTACTTCGGCCTAGTGGTGACCCGTGTGCTCTACAGGCCAAACCTGGACAAGAGCAAACACAAAAACTCGTCTGTCTACCACTCTGACCTCTTTGCCATGATCG GTACCATCTATCTGTGGATGTTCTGGCCCAGCTTCAACTCAGCCATTACAAACTACGGTGACCCACAACACAGAACCGCCATGAACACTTACTACTCTCTGGCCGCCTGCACACTGGCTACATTCGCTTTCTCCGCCCTAGTCAACCCCGAAGGCAAGCTGGACATG GTGCACATCCAGAATGCCGCACTGGCTGGTGGTGTTGCTGTGGGAACAGCTGGAGAGATGATGCTGACTGCCTTCGGCTCTATGATCGTGGGATTCCTCGCTGGAACTATTTCAGTACTGGGATACAAATACCTCTCG CCGGTTTTGGAATCGAAACTGAAGATTCAGGACACATGTGGCATTCATAACCTGCATGGAATGCCAGGGGTTCTGGGAGCCATAGTGGGTGCTGTCACTGCTGCCCTCGCAACCCCAGACGTTTATGGACAGGG ATTGCAAAGAGTTTTTGCTGATGTTGAAACTGGGCAATGGAACCCTCAATCTAAGGGTGGATTTCAGGCTATTTCCCTGGCCGTCACACTAGGAATGGCTCTGTTTGGTGGTCTCATTACAG ggTTAATTCTGAAGCTGCCCATTTACGGTGCTCCTCCAGATGCTCAATGCTTTGAGGATGGAGTCTACTGGGAG GTACCGGGGGAGGAGGAAGACCAGCATGAGCTTTACGAAGTGGCCACTGCAAATGAAGTAGAAAAACTCAGCAGCTAA